A genomic stretch from Nicotiana tabacum cultivar K326 unplaced genomic scaffold, ASM71507v2 Un00007, whole genome shotgun sequence includes:
- the LOC107787893 gene encoding putative UPF0481 protein At3g02645 yields MERYKLAAIKEILEPAQILNFKHLLIDKLRENDIVVRSCHNRFMDIDEETLAWIVAIDGLFLLNILRSLYDNVHDDQEIIDDTIFTRDLMMLVNQIPFVVLKQIRKFLCLSSPEIEKIANFASIPMQTPAIIIKHDNINEDEEEEDNVDDQDRETHGGIIHNFETILEVVENIGPRNVQKFVKPINQVVANMPWSMISGLFREGTQRNRDKENEMITVPSASRLWRYAGIRCIPIHEGISKIKFDQAASTFYLPVIAMNAGSEVILRNLVVYEAAMSNSKHEFARYINLMSGIADTTEDVRLLKQNGVIKGDLTDNEVACLFSTMQMSFVRSSRSCNVEIAMEKVNKYYDQMLGVIVRAHRGLKKNIYLSWKFLATALSISVVLLLIFQTFCSAYGCHNIWGNRK; encoded by the exons ATGGAAAGGTACAAACTTGCTGCCATTAAAGAGATTCTTGAACCagctcaaatcctcaattttaaGCACCTCTTGATCGACAAACTAAGAGAGAATGACATCGTTGTCCGTTCTTGTCATAACCGGTTCATGGACATAGATGAGGAGACTTTAGCTTGGATAGTAGCCATAGATGGCTTGTTCTTACTTAACATCCTCCGTTCATTGTATGACAATGTGCATGATGATCAGGAGATTATTGATGATACCATTTTCACCCGAGACCTCATGATGCTCGTGAACCAAATCCCTTTTGTTGTCTTGAAGCAAATCAGAAAGTTTCTCTGTCTATCTTCCCCTGAGATAGAGAAGATAGCGA ATTTTGCTTCTATTCCAATGCAAACTCCAGCCATCATTATCAAACATGACAATATaaatgaagacgaagaagaagaagataatgtCGATGATCAAGATCGAGAAACACATGGAGGCATCATTCACAACTTCGAAACAATCTTGGAGGTCGTGGAGAATATCGGTCCCAGAAACGTGCAAAAATTTGTAAAGCCCATCAACCAGGTTGTAGCCAACATGCCATGGTCAATGATTTCCGGGCTATTTAGGGAAGGTACTCAAAGGAATAGAGACAAAGAGAATGAGATGATCACCGTCCCATCAGCATCCCGATTATGGCGTTATGCGGGAATCAGATGCATCCCCATCCATGAGGGTATCAGTAAGATTAAATTTGATCAAGCTGCTTCAACTTTTTACCTTCCTGTGATCGCTATGAATGCTGGTTCAGAAGTCATACTTAGAAATTTGGTGGTCTATGAAGCTGCCATGTCCAATTCTAAGCACGAATTTGCCAGATATATCAATCTAATGAGTGGGATTGCAGATACTACTGAGGACGTGAGGTTGCTAAAGCAAAATGGTGTTATCAAAGGGGATTTGACTGATAATGAAGTTGCTTGTTTGTTCAGTACTATGCAAATGTCATTTGTAAGGTCTAGTAGAAGTTGTAATGTGGAGAttgccatggagaaagtcaacaAGTATTATGACCAAATGCTAGGAGTAATAGTTAGGGCTCATAGAGGGTTGAAGAAAAACATCTACCTTTCTTGGAAATTTTTGGCTACTGCTTTGTCCATTTCCGTTGTGTTGCTGCTAATTTTCCAAACATTTTGCTCTGCATATGGCTGTCACAATATTTGGGGCAACAGAAAGTAG